The genomic window GATGAAACCCACCTGCACCATGCAGTCGATGCAGTAATAATTGCCAATCTGACACCTGAATATGTGGAGATTGCCTCAGACAATATTAAGCTGCAGCAAATCAAACGCAGGTACAGATCCGTATCCCATCCTGAATACCAGGAATATCTGGTGGCCTGTATTAGGAAAATGAAAAACTATTACGGGTTTAATGAGGAATATGCCCGGCTACTCCTGACCAAGACTCAGCGGGTGCCCTCATATATTCCCAATCTAAGGGATGAGGTGGACATCCGATTCAATGACCAGGATGAGGAATTATGGCAGATTCAGGTTAAAAACTTCTATGCCCAAAAGGGAAGTTTTGTCCGTCTGCCGCGAATCCCACTGGTATCCTACAAGGAGGAGCGAAAATTCCGGGGACCTATTGCCGACTCTAACCCAATTAAGTTGTGTGAGATTGATGGACAGAACAAAAAAATAAAGCGGGTTAAGATCCATGATATTACCATCAAGCACCTGGATAAGCTGCGTACTGGGGATAAGTCCCTGGAGACTGCCCTACACAGGATTTTGGCTGGTAAAGATGAGAAATATACGGTAGGTAAGTTTCTTAAAGACAGTGGCCTGCCATTTTTTGAGACGGACCGGGGACAAAGGGTTAACAAGGTATCTTTGGTGGAAGGAACCACCTCCAATTTCTATCGCAAGGACATAAATGCCCAAAATTATTCGAACATGGGGGGCTTAAATTACTATTGTGTGGAGATTTATCAAAACACTAATGGCGAGACCTGCACCTGGGGCATCAAGTATGTTGACGCTGTCAAAAGGGATAAGAAATTACTTATAAAGCCCTCAAGCCTTCCGGCGGATTACGGCCAGCATGTCATGTATATGTTTCCCAATGAATTTATTGAAATCATCAATAAAAAGGGAGAAACCAAGTTTCAAGGCTATTATAAAGCTGTTTTCAATATTAACAGCAATGCATTTTATTATGCAAGAGGCAATCAGCCAAAGCAACCCAGAAAATGCTTTACTATAGCCAGCAGTGATAAGGTCAAAAAATACCATGTTGATATTCTTGGACGGAGGGGAGGGGAGGTCAAATGTTCCGCACCCTTATCGTTACTCAAGGAGAACGAATCCGAACAGAGCAAAACTGGCTGGTAGTTGAAACGGAAGACGGAATGAACAAGATACCTATTGAGGATATCTATTCCATAGTTCTTGATAACAACCGGAGCACCATCAGTTCTTCTGCTGTTACGGCTATTACTCTGGCAGGTGCCCATATACTGGTCTGTAATGAAAAGCACATGCCCCAGTCAGTGATTTATCCCCTGAATACTCATTACCGTCCCTTAAATGTGGTAAAAAAACAACTGGAGATGAGCGATGAATTTAAAGATGAAATCTGGCAGTTGATTATTCAGGGGAAAATCAGGAATCAGGCAAGGGTAATGGAACTTTGCAGGATACCACGGGAAAAGTCAGGTAGAATGTATCGCTTTGCTGAAGAAGTTATTCCAGGGGACCGGGGCAACAGGGAAGGCATTGCCGCCAAGTGGTTCTTCCGGGCAATTTATGGTAGTGCATTTATCCGGCATACCGATGATGCTATTAATGCCGCCCTGAATTACGGATATGCTGTTATCCGGTCTGCTGTAGGCAAAACACTGACAGCTTACGGTTATAATTGTGTGCTAGGTTTGCATCATATAAATGAAAAAAATCCTTTTAATTTAGCCGATGATATGATGGAGCCACTTCGTCCTATGGTAGATTTTTGGGTTGATCACAATTTTGAGGAACTGGCAGGGAGCCTAAGTCAGGATAACCGTAAGGAACTGGTAAATCTAATTAATCAGCCGATTTGGCAGGAAAATAAGCGGATGAGTCTTAGAAATGCCATTGACAGGTACATCAGCAGCCTTACCACGGCAATTGAGTGCCAGAATCCCAAATTCATTAAAATACCGATGATTATAGGCATTAATGCCCAAATGGGGGATAAAGGGGATGAATAATAGGTATATGCGTATTATGGTCATGTTCGATCTTCCGGTAACCAGCAACAGGGCAAAAAAAGAATATACGAGATTTAGGAAATTCCTGATTAATGACGGGTATGATATGCTGCAATACTCCATTTATTGCCGCATTACCAGGAACCATGATGATGCATCAAAACATGTGAAGCGTCTCAAAAGAAACCTGCCTTCTAAAGGCTCGGTCAGAGCAATGACCGTGACGGAAAAACAATATGCCTCTATGCTTGTACTTGTGGGCGAAATTACTGCTACCGAGGATTTATTAAAACCGCGGGAAATACTTGAATTATAGCCTGCTTATGGTAGAATAAATTTAAGGTTTTGGTTCTCTGATGGATATTGATAAACTTACACTTCCGTGTCCTCGTTGTAATCGCTGAAGGTGTTTTGGTTCTCTGATGGATATTGATAAACTTACACAAAAACATTGGATGTCTTTGATTGCGAATGGTTTTGGTTCTCTGATGGATATTGATAAACTTACACCACACTCACGAAACGCATAGCAGCCGGTGTGTTTTGGTTCTCTGATGGATATTGATAAACTTACACCCCAATACTCATCAGAGCAACTATTAAAACGTTTTGGTTCTCTGATGGATATTGATAAACTTACACTTACAGATGAATCTGTTGACCGAGGACTCGGTTTTGGTTCTCTGATGGATATTGATAAACTTACACTGAATCAAATAACCAGAATATCCATTACCGCGTTTTGGTTCTCTGATGGATATTGATAAACTTACACTTCACAGACATTTTTATATGCCTCACATAGGTTTTGGTTCTCTGATGGATATTGATAAACTTACACCACACTCACGAAACGCATAGCAGCCGGTGTGTTTTGGTTCTCTGATGGATATTGATAAACTTACACTATAATAATCTTTTCGACAGTGATGAATGGGTTTTGGTTCTCTGATGGATATTGATAAACTTACACTGGAGGGTCCATGGATACACCGATCATAATGTTTTGGTTCTCTGATGGATATTGATAAACTTACACGGGACTTCAGTTCTCTATTAATTCAACAT from Phosphitispora fastidiosa includes these protein-coding regions:
- the cas1 gene encoding type II CRISPR-associated endonuclease Cas1, with the translated sequence MFRTLIVTQGERIRTEQNWLVVETEDGMNKIPIEDIYSIVLDNNRSTISSSAVTAITLAGAHILVCNEKHMPQSVIYPLNTHYRPLNVVKKQLEMSDEFKDEIWQLIIQGKIRNQARVMELCRIPREKSGRMYRFAEEVIPGDRGNREGIAAKWFFRAIYGSAFIRHTDDAINAALNYGYAVIRSAVGKTLTAYGYNCVLGLHHINEKNPFNLADDMMEPLRPMVDFWVDHNFEELAGSLSQDNRKELVNLINQPIWQENKRMSLRNAIDRYISSLTTAIECQNPKFIKIPMIIGINAQMGDKGDE
- the cas2 gene encoding CRISPR-associated endonuclease Cas2, coding for MNNRYMRIMVMFDLPVTSNRAKKEYTRFRKFLINDGYDMLQYSIYCRITRNHDDASKHVKRLKRNLPSKGSVRAMTVTEKQYASMLVLVGEITATEDLLKPREILEL